From Coffea arabica cultivar ET-39 chromosome 2e, Coffea Arabica ET-39 HiFi, whole genome shotgun sequence, the proteins below share one genomic window:
- the LOC113732758 gene encoding uncharacterized protein isoform X2 encodes MEVTNQRPAPDPETSWEIRKHTVWKTLWSLNIKLKLKHFLWRCLQNGLATKDALYKRFGIGNKVCQCCGEDMETIEHIFFTCPTAQVIWKIAPVRWEGLANLQGNLWRWWEAVLQAAKKSEGVGRIQLTANILWQIWKARNKVTFQQEITDAKNIVEKAQQEWIEYEAAMESDRGSNPDLEKATLIQQRWEPPKEGTIRINTDAAISAKMVRSGLGIIARNWRGEVVRAKGITARRKGIAATEEALAIRGALEMAQIAGWTTIEVQSDCKHVVSLINMDNGQDCSLQTILDDIDVQKGNFESCTFTFVPRMVNQCSHALAQFAVKATRDFEWEGSFPVWLSSLVRKDMGVVTPFCN; translated from the coding sequence ATGGAGGTAACAAATCAAAGGCCAGCACCTGATCCGGAAACCAGTTGGGAAATAAGAAAGCATACAGTTTGGAAAACCTTGTGGAGCCTAAACATTAAGCTGAAATTGAAACATTTCCTATGGAGATGTCTACAAAATGGTTTGGCCACTAAAGATGCTCTCTATAAAAGGTTTGGCATAGGGAACAAAGTTTGTCAATGTTGTGGGGAGGACATGGAAACTATCGAGCATATCTTCTTTACCTGCCCAACAGCGCAAGTAATATGGAAGATTGCACCTGTTCGGTGGGAAGGGCTAGCTAATCTTCAAGGCAACCTGTGGAGATGGTGGGAGGCGGTGTTGCAAGCAGCAAAAAAGTCTGAAGGTGTGGGCAGAATCCAACTTACAGCAAACATATTATGGCAAATCTGGAAAGCAAGAAACAAGGTTACTTTCCAGCAGGAGATAACTGATGCaaaaaatattgttgaaaagGCACAACAGGAATGGATCGAGTATGAGGCAGCAATGGAGTCAGACAGGGGTTCAAATCCTGATTTAGAAAAGGCAACACTAATCCAGCAGCGTTGGGAACCTCCAAAGGAAGGAACTATAAGGATCAATACGGACGCTGCCATCTCGGCTAAAATGGTCAGATCAGGTCTTGGAATCATTGCAAGGAACTGGCGCGGAGAAGTAGTGAGAGCAAAAGGAATTACTGCGAGGAGGAAAGGAATTGCAGCCACTGAAGAAGCTCTAGCAATCAGGGGGGCGCTTGAAATGGCTCAGATTGCAGGATGGACAACTATAGAAGTCCAATCTGACTGCAAGCATGTAGTGAGCCTCATTAACATGGACAATGGACAGGATTGTAGTCTCCAAACAATCCTGGATGACATTGACGTTCAGAAAGGAAACTTTGAAAGCTGCACGTTCACTTTTGTACCTAGAATGGTGAATCAATGTAGCCATGCATTAGCACAGTTTGCAGTTAAGGCAACTAGAGATTTTGAATGGGAAGGTTCTTTCCCAGTTTGGCTCTCAAGTCTAGTTAGGAAAGATATGGGGGTAGTTACCCCTTTTTGTAATTAA